DNA from Candidatus Dadabacteria bacterium:
TTATGCCTGAAAAAGAAGACATCCCCGCAATCATTGCGGATATACGAGACAGGTTAAACCTCTCGCAGGAAGACCTCGCAATGAAACTCGGCGTTTCCTTCTCAACCCTCAACGGCTGGGAGAACGGACGCCGCGCGCCGCGCAACAGAAACCTCGGCAAAATAATAGAAATGGCGGAAGCCGTTGAACAGTCCGGCGGGGCGGACGCGCCGCGCCGCCTGAAAACAAAGCGGGACGTGCTCAGCACAAAGGTTATGGAGCAGATGCTGTGGGACGCCGCATGCTCCGTCAGGGGCGAGAAAGACGCGCCGAAATTCAAGGACTACCTGCTTCCCCTTCTCTTCCTCAAACGCCTTTCCGATGTGTTTGAAGACGGCATGGAACGGCTCGCCGAAGAACACGGAAGCATGGAAAGGGCGGAAATTCTCGCATACAAAGACAGGGAACTCACCCGCTTTTACCTGCCGCCGGAAACCCGGTGGGAGGCGCTGAGCGGCAGAAAACCCTTCAAATGGCGCGAAGGCAAAGAGCCGGCAACCCTCGGAGAGCAAATCACCGCCACCATGAGAGCCATAGCGCGGGAAAACCCGCAACTGCTCGGCGTCATAGACCGCGTTGACTACAACAAGCAGTCCGGCGGCGAGCGCGAGGTCAGCGACGAGGCGCTCAAGGGGGTCATAGAGAAGTTTTCAAAGCCGCGCTACCGGCTGGGCCTTCTTGATGTTGAGCCGGACTTTCTGGGGCGTTGTTACGAATACCTTCTGAGAAAGTTCGCCGAGGATTCCGGGCAGGCGGCGGGGGAGTTTTTCACGCCCACCGAAGTCGGCTGGCTTATGGCGCGGGCGATGAAGCCCAATCCGGGCGAAACGGTCTATGATTACGCATGCGGCTCAGCCGGGCTGCTGATAAAGTGCGAACTCGCCCTGCTTGAGCGCTATCCCGATGTGAAGAAAGGAGCGCCGTTGAAACTGTTCGGGCAGGAAATAGGCGCGGACAACTACGCAATGGCGCGAATGAACTCCATCATCCACGA
Protein-coding regions in this window:
- a CDS encoding N-6 DNA methylase translates to MPEKEDIPAIIADIRDRLNLSQEDLAMKLGVSFSTLNGWENGRRAPRNRNLGKIIEMAEAVEQSGGADAPRRLKTKRDVLSTKVMEQMLWDAACSVRGEKDAPKFKDYLLPLLFLKRLSDVFEDGMERLAEEHGSMERAEILAYKDRELTRFYLPPETRWEALSGRKPFKWREGKEPATLGEQITATMRAIARENPQLLGVIDRVDYNKQSGGEREVSDEALKGVIEKFSKPRYRLGLLDVEPDFLGRCYEYLLRKFAEDSGQAAGEFFTPTEVGWLMARAMKPNPGETVYDYACGSAGLLIKCELALLERYPDVKKGAPLKLFGQEIGADNYAMARMNSIIHDMECEITRGNSMSNPKFYKGGKLRAFDIVVANPMWNQPFDVSVYENDQFDRFESQGGFTTGKADWAWLQHTAKSLKPAGRAAVVIDTGAVTRGSGASGQDREKKIRKWFVENDLIEGVILLPENLFYNTTAAGIIILLNGKKGEGRKGKIVLINAGGEFKKGRPKNYLTDEGAKRIINVFSGGKDEERFSKVITAREAAENDYNLSPSRYIDTSEREILRPLPEIYGEWEALKIAEKKSDREIGRIFREMGGVK